Part of the Spiribacter salinus M19-40 genome, TGCCAAAGCGCCTCACGCGGCCCGCCCATGCGCATGGCAAGCGGCAGCAACGACAGCGCCGTGGTCTGCTCCGGGTACTTTTGCAGGACGTGCTCGTAGCAGCGCACCCGCGAGTAATGATCCACATCGCCGGGCTTGGTCATGCCCACCACGGGATGAACCAGCAGGTTGGCCTCGGCCTGACGCGCCGCCTGGAACGTTAGCTCCACGTGGGCGCGATGCATCGGGTTACGGGTCTGGAACGCGACGACCCGGCGCCAGCCGTTGCGGGCAAAGCGCGCACGCAAATCCGCTGGCGTCAGGCGCAGATGGGTAAAATCGTAGTGCCCCGGCAAATCCAGCGCCTCAATGCGCCCGCCCAGATAAACCGGATGACTGCGCTCGTGGAGATACGCCACGCCAGGATGACCCCGGTCGGTGGTGCCGAACACCGCCTGCGCCTCTGCCTCAAAATCCGGCCGCCACTGATCACTCACCGTGAGAATGGCGAGGATCACGCCCTCTGGGTCACGCAGCGCAACCCGATCCCCCACCGACACCGTTTCCGCCAGCGCCTCGCTCACATCCAGGGTGATGGGCATGGGCCACAGCGTGCCGTCGGTCAGCCGCATCTCGGCGAGCACGCGCTCGTAATCCGCCTGGCCCAGAAAACCCGCCAGCGGCGAGAAACCGCCGTTCGCCAATAGCTCCAGGTCACAGAGCTGGCGCTCGGTCAGATCCCAGCTGGGATAATCCACCGCGGCCGTCTTGGCCGCTTCAGCCTGCTCGGTGGTCAGGCGCAGGTCCTTTAGCACCCCACCGTGGGGCGGAATCAGATCCGTCATGATGTCTCCGCTTGTGTGGTGTTGTGATCGGTAACAGGCGTGGGGGCGCGCAGCCCCATCGCGACGGCGAGCCAAAGCGACGCGGCGAGTGCGCAAAAGATGAACACCCCTTCAACGCCGAAGCGGCCATAGACCAGGCCGCCGAGGGCACCGCCCAGAAACGCCCCCAGAAACTGTGCGGTGGCGTACACCCCCAACGCCGTCCCCCGTAGCCCCTCCGGCGCAAACCGGGTCAGCAACGAGGGCAGACTCGCCTCGAGCGTGTTGAACCCGACAAAGAACAGCCACAGAGCAACGACCAGCGCTGGCAGCCAGCCACTGAACCCCGCCATGATCAGGTCCGCCACAATGACCAGCGCGGCCACCCCGGCCAGCAACCGATGCAGGATTTGCCGACGCTCGCCAATCATGATGATCAGCGCCATGCCTGCCACGGACAAAATCAGCACCGGCACATAGACCAACCAGTGATCACCCCGGGGAATGCCGAGCCGCGACTCAAGCACCACGGGGAGCACCACAAAACTCGCGGTCAGCACCAGATGCAGCACCAGCACACCCAGGTCCAGGCGCAGCAGGTCGGGATGGCGCAGCACGATGGGCAGCCCACCGGCGCGTGCATTCACCTCCGGGCGAAAGGCCTTCTCACCACCGGCAGGCACCAGGAAGAACAGCAACGCCATGGCCACCAGCGCCAGCGCCGCGGTCACCCAGAACACGCCGGCCAGCCCGGACGCTGCCGCAATCCCCGGCCCGGCGACCATGGCCACCAGAAACGCCGCCCCCACACTGATCCCGATCAGCGCCATGGCCTTGGTGCGCTGGGTATCGCGGGTGAGATCTGCGGCGAGGGCCATGACCGCCGCCGCGATGGCGCCACAGCCCTGCAGGGCCCGGCCCAGGATGACGGTTTGCACACTCTCGGCCTGCGCCGCAACCACGCTGCCCAGGGCAAAGAGCAGCAGACCGAACACAATGACCGGCCGGCGCCCGATGCGATCCGAGAGCATGCCAAAGGGCACCTGCAACACCGCCTGCGTGAGGCCGTAGGCGCCAATGGCCAGGCCGATGAGCGCGGGTGTCGCCCCGTCAAGATCGCTGCCGTAGAGCGTAAACACCGGCAGGATGAGAAACAGCCCGAGCATGCGCATGCCGAAGATAATCGACAGCCCGGCCGTCGCCCGGCGCTCGTGCGTGTTCATCGGCCCGGCGCCGGCGGTTTTTCTTCCGTGCACGTTCGCCCCTGTGGATCGCTGGTTGCGCAGGAGCGGTATACTAGCAAATTGTTTTGACCGGGAAGCCCATGGACGCCATCGTCATCGAGGGCGCGCGCACTCACAACCTGCGCGACCTGCACCTCACACTGCCTCGCGGGCAGCTCATCGTGATCACCGGCCCATCGGGTTCCGGCAAGTCGTCGCTCGCCTTCGACACGCTCTACGCCGAGGGCCAGCGCCGCTATGTCGAGTCACTCTCGGCCTATGCTCGGCAGTTTCTCTCGATGATGGACAAACCCGATGTCGATCGCATCGAGGGCCTATCCCCTGCCATCGCCATCGAACAAAAGGCCACGTCGCATAACCCGCGCTCTACGGTGGGCACGGTCACCGAGATCCACGATTACCTGCGCCTGCTCTTCGCCCGGGCAGGCACACCGCATTGCCCAACGCACGGTCATGCGCTGAACGCCCAGAGCATTAGCGAGATGGTTGATCACATCCTCGCCCTGCCCGAAGGGCGCCGGCTGATGCTACTCGCCCCACTGGTGCGCGGGCGCAAGGGTGAGCATCGGGACACCCTGACCGAGCTTCGCCGCCAGGGCTTTGTCCGCGTCCGCGTGGACGGCGAGGTGCAGGATCTGGACGACGTACCGCCCCTCGACCCCCAGCGCCAGCACGACATCGACGCCGTCGTCGACCGCTTTCGAGTGCGCGGAGATCTCGCCACCCGGCTCGCCGACTCGCTGGAGACGTGCCTGAGCCTGGGCGAGGACATCGCCCGTCTTGCCGATATCGACGACCCGGCGCGTGACGATCTGGTGTTCTCCGCGCGCTACGCCTGCCCCGAATGCGGCTACTCGCTAAGCGAACTCGAGCCCCGGGGCTTTTCCTTTAACAACCCCCGCGGCGCCTGTCCCACCTGCGATGGCCTCGGTGTGGAGCAGTTCTTTGACCCCGCCCGCATCGTCACCCAACCGGCGGTGTCGCTCGCCGCGGGTGCCGTGCGCGGCTGGGACCGGCGTAACGCCTACTACGGCCAGATCATCAACGACCTGGCCCGTCACTACGGCTTTGATGTCGACACGCCCTGGCGCGAGCTGCCGGAGGCGATCCGCCAGATCGTGCTCTATGGCAGCGGCGAAGAGGAGATCGCCTTTCACTATGCCGGTGCGCGGCGTGGGTCGAACGAGGCGCGTCACCACCCCTTCGAGGGGGTCGTCAACAACATGGCCCGGCGCTATCGCGAGACAGACTCGGCGGCCGTGCGCGACGAGCTCGCCCGGTTCCTGACTCGACGCACCTGCCCGGACTGCGGGGGCAGCCGACTCAATGCCGCGGCCCGCCACGTCACCGTCGGCGAATGGCATCTCCCGGCGATCAACGCCCTGTCCATCGGCGAGGTCGCCAACCGGCTTGAGGCCCTGACCCTGCCGGGCGCGCGCGCCACGATCGCCGCGGGCATTTTGCGCGAGATCAACCAGCGCCTGGCCTTCCTGGTCAATGTGGGCCTGGACTACCTGAGCCTCGAGCGCAGCGCCGACAGCCTCTCGGGTGGCGAGGCCCAGCGTATCCGGCTGGCCAGCCAGATCGGGGCCGGGCTGGTGGGCGTGCTCTACGTCCTCGACGAGCCATCCATCGGCCTGCACCAACGCGATAA contains:
- a CDS encoding MFS transporter, whose amino-acid sequence is MNTHERRATAGLSIIFGMRMLGLFLILPVFTLYGSDLDGATPALIGLAIGAYGLTQAVLQVPFGMLSDRIGRRPVIVFGLLLFALGSVVAAQAESVQTVILGRALQGCGAIAAAVMALAADLTRDTQRTKAMALIGISVGAAFLVAMVAGPGIAAASGLAGVFWVTAALALVAMALLFFLVPAGGEKAFRPEVNARAGGLPIVLRHPDLLRLDLGVLVLHLVLTASFVVLPVVLESRLGIPRGDHWLVYVPVLILSVAGMALIIMIGERRQILHRLLAGVAALVIVADLIMAGFSGWLPALVVALWLFFVGFNTLEASLPSLLTRFAPEGLRGTALGVYATAQFLGAFLGGALGGLVYGRFGVEGVFIFCALAASLWLAVAMGLRAPTPVTDHNTTQAETS
- the uvrA gene encoding excinuclease ABC subunit UvrA — encoded protein: MDAIVIEGARTHNLRDLHLTLPRGQLIVITGPSGSGKSSLAFDTLYAEGQRRYVESLSAYARQFLSMMDKPDVDRIEGLSPAIAIEQKATSHNPRSTVGTVTEIHDYLRLLFARAGTPHCPTHGHALNAQSISEMVDHILALPEGRRLMLLAPLVRGRKGEHRDTLTELRRQGFVRVRVDGEVQDLDDVPPLDPQRQHDIDAVVDRFRVRGDLATRLADSLETCLSLGEDIARLADIDDPARDDLVFSARYACPECGYSLSELEPRGFSFNNPRGACPTCDGLGVEQFFDPARIVTQPAVSLAAGAVRGWDRRNAYYGQIINDLARHYGFDVDTPWRELPEAIRQIVLYGSGEEEIAFHYAGARRGSNEARHHPFEGVVNNMARRYRETDSAAVRDELARFLTRRTCPDCGGSRLNAAARHVTVGEWHLPAINALSIGEVANRLEALTLPGARATIAAGILREINQRLAFLVNVGLDYLSLERSADSLSGGEAQRIRLASQIGAGLVGVLYVLDEPSIGLHQRDNDRLLGTLRHLRDMDNTVIVVEHDEEAMRAADHIVDMGPGAGSEGGAVIAAGTAKEIMAAPASLTGDYLAGRRAIAIPSDRRVPDPKRGIAVRGARGHNLHGLDVTFPAGLLIGVTGVSGSGKSTLVNATLYPAAASALNGADLTPADCEAIDGLEHFDKVIDIDQSPIGRTPRSNPATYTGLFTPIRELFAGTPEARSRGYGPGQFSFNVRGGRCEACQGEGVLRVEMHFLPDVYVPCDVCEGARYNRETLQIRYRGYTIADVLGMSVAEALEIFSSIPALARKLQTLIDVGLGYVRLGQNAVTLSGGEAQRVKLARELSRRGTGQTLYILDEPTTGLHFHDIAQLLEVIHRLRDEGNTVVVIEHNLDVIKTCDWLIDLGPEGGAGGGRILATGTPEAVAQVSESHTGRYLRPLLGDGAA